Proteins encoded in a region of the Gallalistipes aquisgranensis genome:
- a CDS encoding sialate O-acetylesterase, with translation MKTIRTFLFSLLLLAGTTAAAQPILKLPAAIGDHAVLQASSTVKLWGWADPRGKVQVIPSWSKDTVTVTVGGDTKWVAEVKTPEAGGPYSIEFRTPKTSLTIRDILLGEVWLCSGQSNMNWSAMNGIIDMRQELKGKLNPEIRLFTVTRRSALYPQEDCEGRWEVCTPESAKWFSAVGYFFGKRLAEALDRPVGLVNSSWGGSPAETWTPADAFGKRPDLVTQWKKVPKSTGWDINIGTTYNAMIHPLLNMTLAGAIWYQGEANIYNAETYGDLFSLMITSWREKFGQKLPFYCVQIAPYARYKIPGAAALLREAQASTAASLPETGVVAIPDLVDNIMDIHPRYKKEVGNRLAGWALNEVYGKNTGKYKQATYRSMKTEGDRIRIVFDNAEGLTARDGKPSTLEICDKSMKFVPAEGEIDPKDNTLVVWSKSVKNPVAVRYSFTNDAVGNLFDGAGLPVIPFRTDADNKAVSATFPGDPVSETAVRVKGKGYELRTFERGAKPFLNRDYPINMLPEAFAGFQMLCSEVDNMVPSQKATVTPEKDGRVYILARRNHLTEPDLKGWKILKDSETRYPTRSKPGILYIYYKEAKAGKPMELPVTKDFAGITPLARTIRYEK, from the coding sequence ATGAAAACGATACGGACATTTCTGTTTTCCCTGTTGCTGCTGGCAGGCACGACCGCAGCGGCGCAACCGATTCTGAAACTGCCGGCCGCCATCGGCGACCACGCCGTGCTGCAGGCCTCGTCCACCGTGAAACTCTGGGGCTGGGCCGATCCGCGCGGAAAGGTACAGGTCATCCCAAGCTGGAGCAAGGACACTGTCACGGTGACCGTGGGCGGCGACACCAAATGGGTGGCCGAAGTGAAGACCCCCGAAGCCGGAGGACCCTATTCGATCGAGTTCCGCACCCCAAAGACCTCGCTCACCATCCGGGACATCCTGCTGGGCGAGGTGTGGCTGTGCAGCGGACAGTCGAACATGAACTGGAGCGCCATGAACGGCATCATCGACATGCGGCAGGAGCTCAAAGGGAAGCTGAATCCCGAAATCCGCCTCTTCACGGTGACCCGCCGGAGCGCCCTCTATCCGCAGGAGGACTGCGAAGGACGCTGGGAGGTGTGCACGCCCGAAAGCGCCAAGTGGTTCAGCGCCGTGGGTTACTTCTTCGGCAAGCGGCTGGCCGAGGCGCTGGACCGTCCCGTGGGACTGGTCAACTCCTCCTGGGGCGGTTCGCCGGCCGAGACCTGGACGCCCGCCGATGCCTTCGGGAAGCGGCCCGACCTGGTGACCCAGTGGAAAAAGGTCCCCAAGAGCACGGGCTGGGACATCAACATCGGCACCACCTACAACGCCATGATCCATCCGCTGCTGAACATGACGCTGGCCGGAGCGATCTGGTACCAGGGCGAGGCCAACATCTACAATGCGGAGACCTACGGCGACCTCTTCTCGCTGATGATCACGTCGTGGAGGGAGAAGTTCGGACAGAAGCTGCCCTTCTACTGCGTACAGATCGCGCCCTACGCCCGCTATAAAATCCCCGGAGCCGCCGCCCTGCTGCGCGAAGCCCAGGCTTCGACCGCCGCATCGCTGCCCGAAACGGGAGTAGTGGCCATTCCCGACCTGGTGGACAACATCATGGACATACACCCCCGCTACAAGAAGGAGGTGGGCAACCGTCTGGCCGGCTGGGCGCTCAACGAAGTGTACGGAAAGAACACGGGCAAATACAAACAGGCGACCTACCGTTCGATGAAGACGGAGGGCGACCGTATCCGCATCGTCTTCGACAACGCGGAGGGACTCACCGCCCGGGACGGCAAGCCCTCCACGCTCGAAATCTGCGACAAGAGCATGAAGTTCGTGCCGGCCGAAGGGGAGATCGACCCGAAAGACAACACGCTCGTGGTGTGGAGCAAATCGGTGAAGAATCCGGTGGCCGTGCGTTACAGCTTCACCAACGACGCCGTGGGGAATCTGTTCGACGGGGCGGGACTTCCCGTGATCCCCTTCCGCACCGATGCGGACAACAAGGCGGTGAGCGCCACCTTCCCGGGCGATCCCGTGTCGGAGACCGCCGTGAGGGTGAAGGGCAAAGGCTACGAACTGCGCACCTTCGAACGCGGGGCGAAACCGTTCCTGAACCGGGACTATCCGATCAACATGCTGCCCGAGGCGTTCGCGGGATTCCAGATGCTGTGCAGCGAGGTGGACAACATGGTTCCCTCGCAGAAGGCAACCGTCACGCCCGAAAAGGACGGACGCGTCTACATTCTCGCCCGCCGGAACCACCTCACGGAACCCGACCTGAAGGGCTGGAAGATACTGAAGGATTCCGAGACCCGCTATCCGACCCGCAGCAAACCCGGCATCCTCTACATCTACTACAAGGAAGCCAAGGCCGGAAAGCCCATGGAGCTGCCCGTCACGAAGGACTTCGCCGGCATCACGCCGCTGGCCCGCACGATCCGCTATGAGAAATAG